A window of Leclercia adecarboxylata contains these coding sequences:
- a CDS encoding LysR family transcriptional regulator has product MIRLEDVTLFVRSAALGSFSSAAREADILPGQVSAAVNRLERDLNKRLFARSTRSLRLTAEGEAWLPYAQEMLNILQAGSERLQGSENEIQGELKISVPSDLGRNVLLPVITAFCEKHPGVSLRIFMSDNVSDVFRDPVDVAIRYGVLENSSYVALPLAEDNRRVLVASPSYLNKHGRPRQLDDLVLHHCLLFTLNGHVYDKWTFPENGVRRQLTVSSRMLCDDADLTRRWAVAGMGIAYKSWIDVSADVLAGRLEVLLPEQPGEGVPLNLICPHRKQFSPAIRELHTQLREQLKAVTALMHTHPAFLPGAQEAQPANQSA; this is encoded by the coding sequence ATGATACGTCTTGAAGATGTTACCTTGTTCGTCCGTTCCGCCGCGCTGGGCAGTTTTTCCAGCGCGGCCCGTGAAGCCGATATTCTCCCCGGCCAGGTCAGCGCCGCGGTTAATCGCCTTGAGCGGGATCTGAATAAACGGCTGTTTGCACGCTCAACCCGCAGCCTTCGTCTCACCGCCGAAGGCGAAGCCTGGCTGCCCTATGCCCAGGAGATGCTGAATATCCTGCAGGCGGGTAGTGAACGGCTCCAGGGCAGTGAGAATGAAATCCAGGGTGAGCTAAAAATTTCCGTTCCGTCAGATCTCGGGCGCAACGTTTTACTGCCGGTGATCACCGCGTTCTGTGAGAAGCATCCCGGTGTATCGCTGCGTATCTTCATGTCCGATAACGTCAGCGATGTGTTTCGCGATCCGGTGGACGTGGCTATCCGCTACGGCGTACTGGAAAACAGCAGCTACGTTGCCCTGCCTCTGGCTGAAGATAACAGGCGCGTGCTGGTCGCCTCTCCCTCCTATCTGAATAAGCATGGCCGCCCCCGTCAGCTTGACGATCTGGTTCTGCATCACTGTCTGCTTTTTACCCTCAACGGCCACGTTTATGACAAATGGACTTTCCCGGAGAATGGCGTCAGACGCCAGTTGACCGTGAGCAGCCGGATGCTGTGTGACGATGCGGATCTTACCCGTCGCTGGGCCGTGGCGGGGATGGGGATTGCGTATAAATCATGGATCGATGTCAGCGCGGACGTCCTGGCAGGGCGGCTTGAGGTGCTGCTGCCGGAACAGCCCGGGGAAGGGGTACCGCTTAATCTTATCTGCCCTCACCGTAAACAGTTCTCCCCTGCGATACGCGAGCTGCATACGCAGTTGCGTGAACAACTCAAAGCTGTCACGGCGCTGATGCACACTCACCCTGCTTTTTTGCCAGGTGCTCAGGAGGCGCAGCCCGCAAACCAGAGCGCATAA
- a CDS encoding YdgH/BhsA/McbA-like domain containing protein, whose amino-acid sequence MKIVKSVLMIAALSAVSFGSFAQSITATATTLDDAEAQIARQAQQAGAEYKITESYNGNQVHMTATLSK is encoded by the coding sequence ATGAAAATTGTAAAATCCGTTCTGATGATTGCCGCTCTGTCAGCCGTTTCATTTGGCAGCTTTGCCCAGAGCATTACGGCCACCGCGACCACCCTGGATGATGCGGAAGCGCAAATTGCCCGCCAGGCGCAGCAGGCGGGGGCAGAATATAAAATCACCGAAAGCTATAACGGCAATCAGGTTCATATGACCGCAACGCTGTCAAAATAA
- a CDS encoding N-acyl homoserine lactonase family protein has protein sequence MALKIYPLNLGNITLDKSGLVLFQDAGIKTTIPTLSFLITGGEYPVLVDSGSRSTEYYSQFGFEAEQTREMTLEWNLARHGLTPADIRYVIHTHAHVDHAGGDHLFPMTTTVSLSRRELAFAASGIMGPAMYALEDTRHQLDRLYTRGALRLFDVDGSFEEEVIPGVTVRLSGGHTPGSISVLVETEEGLANICGDVVYNLEGSLIDPFLDSLNPGEPTITGNRAMSTLEEKTAIKKALSGVRFILPSHDLPALVQGGRVTGLLHNAISNPQARVSDISAYTLL, from the coding sequence ATGGCTTTAAAAATTTACCCCCTGAACCTCGGTAATATCACGCTGGACAAGTCGGGGCTGGTCTTATTCCAGGATGCCGGGATCAAAACCACTATTCCAACGCTCTCGTTTTTGATCACCGGCGGAGAATATCCTGTGCTGGTGGATTCCGGATCGCGTTCCACCGAATATTACAGCCAGTTTGGCTTTGAAGCGGAACAGACGCGGGAAATGACGCTGGAGTGGAATCTCGCCCGGCATGGCCTGACGCCTGCGGATATCCGCTACGTTATTCATACCCACGCCCACGTTGACCATGCCGGCGGCGACCACCTTTTCCCTATGACCACTACGGTCAGCCTCTCCCGCCGTGAGCTCGCTTTTGCCGCGTCCGGTATTATGGGGCCGGCCATGTATGCCCTTGAGGATACGCGGCATCAGCTCGACAGGCTGTATACGCGGGGGGCGCTGCGCCTGTTTGACGTGGACGGCAGCTTTGAAGAAGAGGTGATCCCGGGCGTGACGGTGCGTCTCAGCGGGGGTCATACGCCAGGCTCCATTTCCGTTCTGGTGGAGACGGAAGAAGGGCTGGCAAACATCTGCGGAGACGTGGTTTATAACCTGGAAGGCAGCCTCATCGATCCTTTCCTCGACAGCCTTAACCCCGGAGAGCCTACCATCACCGGTAACCGGGCCATGTCCACGCTGGAGGAGAAAACGGCGATCAAGAAAGCGCTATCCGGCGTGCGGTTTATCCTCCCCAGCCATGACCTGCCCGCGCTGGTGCAGGGCGGACGGGTAACCGGACTTCTGCACAACGCCATTTCAAATCCGCAAGCTCGCGTCAGCGATATTTCAGCCTATACCCTTCTGTAG
- a CDS encoding NUDIX hydrolase, with product MSELNTIRIAAAVIMDEKGRLLLVRKRGTLFFMQPGGKIEPGEDAQSALVRELREELNIEITPEELTPLGEFTDIAANEPGHQLHACMFRTANWIQDVQPAAEIEEILWLSPSDTTSHQLAPLTANKIVPRVWPSALQTTG from the coding sequence ATGTCTGAACTAAACACTATTCGCATTGCTGCAGCGGTCATCATGGATGAAAAAGGGCGCTTACTCCTTGTCAGGAAAAGAGGCACCCTGTTTTTTATGCAGCCCGGCGGAAAGATTGAGCCAGGAGAAGACGCTCAGTCAGCACTCGTTCGTGAACTCAGGGAAGAGCTGAATATTGAAATCACGCCTGAGGAGCTGACACCGCTTGGCGAATTTACAGATATAGCGGCTAATGAGCCCGGACATCAGCTTCATGCCTGTATGTTCAGAACAGCAAACTGGATTCAGGACGTGCAACCCGCCGCTGAAATTGAGGAGATCCTCTGGTTATCCCCGTCGGATACCACTTCTCATCAACTGGCGCCGCTAACGGCAAACAAAATTGTCCCACGCGTTTGGCCATCGGCACTCCAGACAACCGGTTGA
- a CDS encoding TetR/AcrR family transcriptional regulator, whose product MARPKKISNEDVLDRAIPVFWKSGLAGTSLGQLEEATDVNRSSLYAAFCSKERLFVSALEHYVSRAPAQFLLQKQPHGWDNIEAFLLAAPFNNPAFDGCFLVNSSREVGDLPAEALTIVRNFRSTVVAQIGLNIPDEEAGENRDVMADIIWSTLAEACLEANDALDKKAWRQRVTRLLTFLKPGR is encoded by the coding sequence ATGGCCAGACCCAAAAAGATAAGTAATGAAGATGTCCTGGATAGGGCCATCCCGGTCTTCTGGAAAAGTGGACTGGCGGGCACCAGCCTCGGGCAGCTGGAGGAAGCCACGGATGTTAACCGCTCAAGCCTGTACGCCGCCTTCTGCAGTAAAGAACGGCTGTTCGTAAGCGCGCTGGAACATTATGTCAGTCGCGCCCCGGCCCAGTTTTTGCTGCAAAAACAACCGCATGGCTGGGACAACATTGAAGCCTTCCTGCTGGCCGCGCCCTTCAACAACCCCGCCTTTGACGGCTGTTTTCTGGTTAACTCTTCCCGCGAGGTGGGGGATCTCCCTGCCGAAGCACTGACCATTGTGCGCAACTTCCGCAGCACGGTCGTGGCGCAGATAGGGCTGAACATTCCTGATGAAGAGGCCGGAGAGAACCGCGACGTGATGGCTGACATTATCTGGTCTACCCTGGCTGAAGCCTGCCTTGAGGCGAACGATGCCCTCGACAAAAAGGCCTGGCGGCAGCGGGTGACGCGTCTGCTGACATTTCTTAAGCCTGGCCGCTAA
- a CDS encoding SDR family NAD(P)-dependent oxidoreductase, protein MTQQSHPDRGTAVITGASTGMGALYAGRLARMGYDLIIVARNHHRLNELAKQITTDSGRSVEVVAADLADAAQLSMLEEKLRQDASVTLLVNNAGIGTHTPLLQSDIEQMTAMINLNVIALTRLTRAVVPGMVARGRGAIINIASIVSVAPELLNGVYGGSKAYVLAFSQSLHHELADKGIQVQAVLPGATATAFWDNGGLPVEQLDPNIVMSAQEMVDAALIGFARGELITIPSLHDEMLWLRYEQARQAMMPHLGSNAPAERYQPVTVH, encoded by the coding sequence ATGACGCAGCAATCACACCCCGACCGCGGCACTGCCGTCATCACCGGCGCCTCTACCGGCATGGGCGCACTTTATGCAGGCCGTCTGGCACGCATGGGGTATGACCTCATCATTGTGGCGCGCAATCACCATCGCCTGAATGAACTGGCGAAACAGATCACCACCGACAGCGGCCGCAGCGTGGAAGTGGTTGCCGCAGACCTGGCCGATGCCGCCCAGTTGAGCATGCTGGAAGAAAAGCTGCGCCAGGACGCGAGCGTCACCCTGCTGGTCAATAACGCCGGTATCGGTACGCACACGCCGTTGCTGCAGAGCGACATTGAACAGATGACCGCCATGATTAACCTCAACGTCATCGCCCTGACCCGCCTGACCCGCGCAGTGGTGCCCGGCATGGTGGCTCGCGGTCGCGGGGCCATCATCAACATCGCCTCTATCGTCAGCGTGGCTCCGGAGCTGTTAAACGGTGTCTACGGCGGGAGCAAGGCTTACGTCCTGGCGTTCAGCCAGTCACTGCATCACGAGCTGGCCGATAAAGGCATTCAGGTACAGGCCGTACTGCCCGGCGCCACCGCCACAGCGTTCTGGGACAACGGCGGTCTGCCGGTTGAGCAGCTCGATCCCAACATCGTCATGAGCGCACAGGAGATGGTTGACGCGGCGCTCATCGGATTTGCTCGCGGCGAACTCATTACCATCCCGTCACTGCATGACGAGATGCTCTGGTTGCGCTATGAACAGGCGCGTCAGGCCATGATGCCGCACCTGGGCAGTAACGCACCCGCTGAACGCTACCAGCCTGTAACCGTGCACTAA
- a CDS encoding SDR family oxidoreductase codes for MKLTNNTIFITGGTSGIGRAMAEKFHQLGNQVIISGRREALLKDVTAASPGMDYVVLDVTRADSIQAAAEQVLKRYPALNVVINNAGIMPFDNAAGELDDAQAVTLLNTNILGPVRVSAAFIEHLKQQPDAVLINNSSVLAFLPLATNALYSATKAAIHSYTLSQRFLLRDTSVQVIEISPPWVDTDLIYKSGDPRAMPLDAFISETFDKLGTDTIEAIVDRVLPVRDNPGANEHTLVNQFNQSVADNPIPVQ; via the coding sequence ATGAAACTGACCAATAACACCATCTTTATCACTGGCGGCACCTCTGGCATCGGCCGCGCCATGGCAGAAAAATTCCATCAGCTGGGCAACCAGGTGATCATCTCCGGGCGTCGGGAGGCGCTGCTGAAGGACGTTACCGCCGCCAGTCCGGGCATGGATTATGTGGTGCTGGACGTGACCCGCGCCGACAGCATTCAGGCCGCCGCAGAGCAGGTGCTTAAGCGTTATCCGGCCCTGAACGTGGTCATCAATAACGCCGGTATCATGCCGTTTGACAACGCGGCAGGCGAGCTGGATGACGCCCAGGCGGTTACGCTGCTGAACACCAACATTCTGGGACCGGTACGCGTCAGCGCGGCGTTTATTGAGCACCTCAAACAGCAGCCGGACGCCGTGCTGATCAACAACAGCTCGGTGCTGGCTTTCCTGCCGCTGGCGACCAACGCGCTTTACTCGGCGACGAAGGCTGCGATTCACTCCTACACCCTTTCACAGCGTTTCCTGCTGCGCGATACCAGCGTGCAGGTGATCGAAATCTCTCCGCCGTGGGTGGATACGGATCTGATTTACAAGAGCGGTGACCCGCGCGCCATGCCGCTGGATGCGTTTATCAGCGAGACGTTTGACAAGCTCGGTACCGACACCATTGAAGCCATCGTCGACCGCGTGCTGCCTGTTCGCGATAACCCGGGTGCAAACGAACATACCCTGGTGAACCAGTTCAACCAGTCGGTCGCGGATAACCCCATCCCAGTTCAGTAA
- a CDS encoding GlxA family transcriptional regulator, with product MHRVGLLISDHFQILGLSTLSIFEFANQVAGEPFYDCHVYSEHGGSVKTSYGFGVDSQPVAANMEIDTWLVAGVLTPLELPASPGIVDFLQTHAPRARRVAGICTGAFVLGQAGLLSDRRATTHWVHAQSLKALHPTTRVEEDRIFIIDDAIWTSAGLTAGLDMALGMVEKDLGAEVARSVAHLLVMHHRRSGGQTQHSEMLMLSPRSDRLQSALEYARNNLSKPLTIESIADAVHVSARQLSRLFRTETGKSPAKAIEGLRLENARLLIEQSKLSMEVIARESGFRDRRHMREVFIRGYGIPPQSLRTGKA from the coding sequence ATGCACCGGGTAGGCTTACTGATTTCCGATCATTTTCAGATTCTGGGGTTGTCCACGCTAAGTATCTTTGAGTTTGCAAATCAGGTGGCTGGCGAACCTTTCTACGACTGTCACGTTTATTCAGAGCACGGCGGCTCGGTGAAAACCTCTTACGGCTTTGGCGTTGACAGCCAGCCTGTTGCTGCAAATATGGAGATCGATACCTGGCTGGTTGCGGGCGTGTTGACGCCGCTGGAGCTGCCCGCTTCGCCGGGCATTGTTGATTTTCTGCAGACGCACGCGCCCCGGGCGCGACGGGTGGCAGGGATCTGTACCGGAGCCTTTGTGCTGGGTCAGGCGGGCCTGTTATCTGACCGTCGCGCCACTACCCACTGGGTGCATGCGCAGAGCCTCAAGGCCCTGCATCCCACCACCCGGGTAGAAGAAGATCGTATCTTTATTATTGACGATGCAATCTGGACATCCGCGGGTCTTACCGCCGGACTGGATATGGCGCTGGGCATGGTTGAGAAAGATCTCGGTGCCGAAGTGGCCCGCTCCGTGGCACACCTGCTGGTTATGCACCACCGACGCTCCGGCGGGCAGACGCAGCACTCTGAGATGCTGATGCTCTCCCCTCGCAGCGACCGCCTGCAGTCAGCCCTGGAGTATGCGCGCAACAACCTCAGCAAACCCCTGACCATCGAGAGCATTGCGGATGCGGTCCACGTCAGCGCGCGGCAGCTCAGCCGCCTGTTCCGCACTGAAACGGGTAAGTCGCCAGCCAAAGCGATAGAGGGACTGCGGCTGGAAAATGCCCGGCTGCTGATCGAGCAGAGCAAGCTGTCGATGGAGGTCATTGCCCGTGAGTCCGGCTTCCGCGATCGCCGCCATATGCGTGAGGTCTTCATCCGTGGTTACGGCATCCCGCCCCAGTCACTGCGCACCGGTAAAGCCTGA
- a CDS encoding MFS transporter — protein sequence MKSPLKSARFAFWISAAVVAHTLWTSAAPSMIYPLYAAQWKLTMTVLAVIFGLYPLSVVLTMLLSAGLSDRVGRKRVMLAGLASSAAGVLLFAVAGEVSTLMAGRVMMGIGVGLSAGPSAAALVDYAGKGGAGRAASVTLGAQSVGFAGALLLAGALVTWAPAPTRLSFYVLFVLLLLLFLLCLFISSDRPSGSSRLLARPQVPRYLRRSFIYAALAIMGAYTHGVMIASLGAQVARSLIGSPDAWVNSLALALFPAALGIAGGLARKIEARRAIVTGSALSVMGMACLCVSVSTHSLACFVGASLVSGAGYAFMTFGGLAMIAQEARREDRGNAMSMLFVFAYLFTGGLAIALGKTATSLNLSTAVYAGALILTAVCLGLIVQGLYQRRSRHPLSVNDA from the coding sequence ATGAAATCACCCCTCAAGTCTGCCCGGTTCGCTTTCTGGATCAGCGCCGCCGTTGTGGCACACACGCTGTGGACGAGCGCGGCGCCCTCCATGATCTATCCACTCTACGCCGCGCAGTGGAAGCTGACGATGACGGTGCTGGCGGTTATCTTTGGCCTCTATCCGCTGAGCGTGGTTCTGACCATGCTGCTGTCGGCTGGGCTGTCCGACAGGGTGGGGCGAAAGCGGGTCATGCTGGCGGGCCTGGCCAGCTCCGCCGCAGGCGTACTGTTGTTTGCCGTGGCCGGTGAGGTCTCTACCCTGATGGCGGGCAGAGTGATGATGGGGATCGGGGTCGGGCTATCAGCCGGTCCTTCCGCCGCGGCCCTCGTTGACTATGCCGGTAAGGGTGGCGCAGGCCGCGCCGCCTCGGTCACCCTCGGTGCTCAGTCGGTGGGTTTCGCCGGTGCGCTGCTGCTTGCGGGGGCGCTGGTCACCTGGGCACCAGCGCCCACACGCCTGAGCTTTTACGTTCTCTTCGTGCTGCTGCTTCTGCTTTTCCTGCTTTGCCTGTTTATTTCCTCCGATCGGCCATCCGGTTCAAGCCGCCTGCTGGCGCGCCCTCAGGTTCCGCGCTACCTGCGCCGCAGCTTTATCTATGCCGCACTGGCGATTATGGGCGCTTATACCCACGGGGTGATGATCGCCTCTCTTGGTGCCCAGGTTGCCCGCAGCCTGATTGGCTCCCCGGACGCGTGGGTAAACAGTCTGGCGCTGGCGCTGTTTCCGGCGGCGCTCGGCATCGCTGGTGGCCTCGCCAGAAAGATTGAAGCCCGGCGGGCGATCGTAACGGGATCCGCGCTATCCGTGATGGGTATGGCGTGCCTTTGCGTATCCGTATCCACTCACAGCCTGGCCTGTTTTGTCGGCGCCTCACTGGTGTCGGGGGCCGGATACGCCTTTATGACCTTTGGCGGGCTGGCGATGATTGCGCAGGAAGCCCGGCGCGAAGATCGGGGAAATGCCATGTCCATGCTGTTTGTCTTTGCTTATCTCTTTACCGGCGGGCTGGCTATCGCCCTGGGTAAAACCGCCACCAGCCTCAACCTTTCAACTGCCGTTTACGCCGGCGCACTCATTCTCACCGCTGTCTGTCTGGGACTGATTGTTCAGGGCCTGTATCAGCGGCGCTCCCGGCATCCGCTTTCCGTTAACGATGCCTGA
- a CDS encoding TonB-dependent siderophore receptor, whose translation MKSHSYRALSSCLFMTLAANASAEVQKDDTLVVAASRTNHSIADMAQTTWVVEQAEIEQQVQGGKELKEVLAQLIPGMDVSSQGRTNYGMNMRGRSMMVMVDGVRLNSSRSDSRQLDSIDPFNIARIEVISGATSLYGGGSTGGLINIVTKKGQPETEVEFQTGLKTGFNSHNDNDENVAAAVSGGNDNASGRLSVAYQRFGGWYDGNGDEVIIDNTQTGLQYSDRLDVMGTGTLNIDDTQQLQLTTQYYKSESDGKHGLYLGENFSAVTGAGDAYNKNNLDSDRIPGTERHLINLQYSNTDFWGQDLLAQIYYRDESLTYYPFPTLSGGRVTSIGASQQKTDFYGGKLTINSKPLDALTLTWGVDAEHETFDANQQFFDLNKAAASGGMKLDNAYNVGRYPGYSITNLAPFLQSSYDFSAITLSGGVRYQYTENKVDDFVGYAQQQAIATGRATSADAVPGGKTDYNNLLFNAGILGHLTERQQLWFNFSQGFEIPDLAKYYGSGTYQLVNGHYRLVNSVNVNDSKLDGIKVDAYELGWRYTGDNLRTQIAGYYSLSDKTININKSDMTINVEDDERRIYGVEGQIDYFFTDSEWSTGTNFNVIKSETRVDGKWEKLTVDSASPSKMSAWVTWAPGDWTLRVQSTQTFDLSDEAGKKIEGYNTADFIGSYLLPVGKLSFSVENILDEDYTTAWGQRAPGLYSPTYGAENLYTYKGRGRTFGLNYSVLF comes from the coding sequence ATGAAATCGCACAGTTATCGCGCGCTAAGTTCTTGTTTATTTATGACATTAGCCGCCAATGCCTCTGCCGAAGTACAAAAAGATGACACGCTGGTGGTGGCCGCCAGCCGTACCAACCACAGCATTGCCGACATGGCCCAGACCACCTGGGTCGTTGAACAGGCTGAAATCGAACAGCAGGTTCAGGGCGGCAAAGAGCTTAAAGAGGTGCTGGCGCAGTTAATTCCCGGCATGGATGTCAGCAGCCAGGGACGTACCAACTACGGTATGAACATGCGTGGTCGATCCATGATGGTGATGGTCGACGGCGTACGTTTAAACTCCTCGCGCAGCGACAGCCGCCAGCTGGATTCTATCGATCCCTTTAATATCGCCCGCATCGAGGTTATCTCCGGCGCCACCTCCCTGTACGGCGGCGGCAGTACCGGCGGCTTGATCAATATCGTCACCAAAAAGGGCCAGCCGGAAACCGAAGTTGAGTTCCAGACCGGCCTGAAAACCGGCTTCAACAGCCATAACGACAACGACGAAAACGTCGCGGCAGCGGTCAGCGGGGGTAATGACAACGCTTCCGGCCGTCTGTCAGTGGCATATCAGCGTTTTGGCGGCTGGTACGACGGCAACGGCGACGAGGTGATCATTGATAACACCCAGACCGGCCTGCAGTACTCTGACCGTCTGGACGTGATGGGCACCGGCACGCTGAATATCGACGATACTCAGCAGCTGCAGCTCACCACCCAGTATTACAAGAGTGAATCCGACGGTAAGCACGGCCTCTATCTTGGCGAGAACTTCTCGGCGGTAACAGGGGCTGGCGACGCCTACAACAAAAATAATCTCGACTCGGACCGAATTCCCGGCACCGAACGTCACCTGATCAACCTTCAGTATTCCAACACCGATTTCTGGGGCCAGGATCTGCTCGCGCAGATTTACTACCGCGATGAAAGCCTGACGTACTACCCCTTCCCTACGCTTTCCGGTGGCCGGGTGACCAGCATCGGCGCATCACAGCAGAAAACCGACTTCTACGGCGGCAAGCTCACCATCAACAGCAAGCCGCTGGATGCGTTGACGCTGACGTGGGGTGTGGACGCCGAGCATGAAACCTTCGACGCCAACCAGCAATTTTTCGACCTCAACAAGGCCGCGGCCAGCGGCGGTATGAAGCTGGATAACGCCTATAACGTGGGACGCTACCCGGGCTACAGCATCACCAACCTCGCGCCGTTCCTGCAGAGCAGCTACGACTTCTCGGCTATCACCCTGAGCGGCGGCGTGCGCTATCAGTACACCGAAAACAAAGTCGATGACTTTGTGGGCTATGCCCAGCAGCAGGCTATCGCCACGGGCCGGGCCACCTCGGCGGACGCCGTGCCGGGCGGGAAAACCGACTACAACAACCTGCTGTTTAACGCCGGTATTCTGGGACATCTGACCGAACGCCAGCAGCTGTGGTTTAACTTCTCCCAGGGCTTTGAGATCCCGGATCTGGCGAAATATTACGGCTCAGGCACCTACCAGCTGGTGAACGGCCATTATCGTCTGGTCAACAGCGTGAACGTGAACGACTCCAAACTCGACGGAATTAAAGTTGATGCTTACGAGCTGGGCTGGCGCTACACCGGCGATAACCTGCGCACGCAGATTGCCGGGTACTACTCCCTTTCTGACAAAACCATCAACATCAATAAAAGCGATATGACCATCAACGTCGAAGATGACGAGCGCCGCATCTACGGCGTTGAAGGCCAGATCGACTATTTCTTCACCGACAGCGAGTGGAGCACCGGTACCAACTTCAACGTCATCAAATCGGAAACCCGCGTCGACGGAAAATGGGAAAAGCTGACGGTCGACAGCGCCAGCCCGTCGAAGATGAGCGCATGGGTCACCTGGGCGCCGGGCGACTGGACGTTGCGCGTGCAAAGCACCCAGACATTCGATCTGTCTGATGAAGCTGGTAAGAAGATCGAGGGCTACAACACCGCTGACTTCATCGGCAGTTACCTGCTGCCGGTGGGCAAGCTGAGCTTCAGCGTAGAAAACATTCTGGATGAAGACTACACCACCGCGTGGGGACAGCGCGCCCCGGGACTCTACAGCCCAACCTACGGTGCTGAAAACCTCTACACCTACAAGGGCCGCGGCCGTACCTTCGGCCTGAACTACTCGGTTCTGTTCTGA
- a CDS encoding MFS transporter, with the protein MNAVITSSQRRALRALGIAYFVQATGALSVAGSLPAISAAWQLTDAQSARLLSIFGLTFALAAPLVQVMFGHWRRRQLVLTGIGLFGLGAFAFALSPAYDALLASRIVMGAGAGFIGPVLVALGAELVHEEQRGRAIGMVLLGVSMASLAGIPLAAWIASLWGAKALFALVGVVSLLSGLNILLTVPNESTGSRIRLTEMVNVLSQGKYLTAFLVVFFITSGVYSFYSFIAPLIRDTYTGGTHAVSAALAVLGIAGVLGNLWVTRSAARFTSEKLLTTGMVLLIVDTALIALLPKIVGVLLVMLIVWAFATDLLWPSQQRRIVELSSVRHRGIALALTSAFMFGGIGFGSAVASWVYPLAGFYGLAGMSVVFILLALVSLRLSEKLTKPVMLPEPCNNEA; encoded by the coding sequence ATGAACGCTGTCATCACGTCCTCCCAGCGCCGCGCCCTCCGCGCGCTGGGCATCGCTTATTTTGTCCAGGCGACCGGTGCTCTCTCTGTCGCAGGAAGCCTGCCCGCTATTTCCGCCGCCTGGCAGCTAACCGATGCACAGAGCGCACGCTTACTGAGTATTTTCGGCCTGACCTTTGCGCTGGCCGCCCCGCTGGTACAGGTGATGTTTGGCCACTGGCGCCGTCGCCAGCTGGTGCTCACGGGGATCGGGCTTTTTGGCCTTGGCGCCTTCGCTTTTGCGCTGTCACCAGCCTACGACGCACTACTGGCTTCCCGCATAGTGATGGGCGCAGGGGCAGGATTTATTGGCCCGGTGCTGGTTGCGCTGGGCGCTGAGCTGGTGCATGAGGAGCAACGCGGGCGGGCTATCGGCATGGTGCTGCTGGGGGTATCAATGGCGAGCCTTGCCGGTATTCCCCTCGCCGCGTGGATTGCCAGCCTGTGGGGAGCAAAGGCGCTTTTTGCTCTGGTGGGCGTCGTCAGCCTGCTGAGCGGGCTGAATATTCTCCTGACGGTACCCAATGAGAGTACAGGTTCCCGCATCCGGCTTACTGAGATGGTTAACGTGCTGTCGCAAGGGAAATACCTGACGGCATTCCTGGTGGTGTTTTTCATCACCTCCGGTGTTTACAGCTTTTATTCATTCATCGCCCCGCTCATTCGCGATACCTACACCGGCGGGACGCATGCCGTCTCCGCGGCGCTTGCGGTACTGGGCATCGCGGGCGTGCTGGGAAACCTCTGGGTCACCCGTTCTGCAGCACGCTTTACCTCGGAAAAGCTGCTGACGACGGGCATGGTTCTGCTGATTGTGGACACCGCGCTGATTGCCCTGCTGCCAAAAATAGTGGGAGTATTGCTGGTGATGCTCATTGTCTGGGCCTTTGCCACAGACCTGCTCTGGCCCAGCCAGCAACGCAGGATCGTCGAACTCTCCTCTGTCCGGCATCGCGGCATTGCTCTGGCGCTGACCAGCGCCTTTATGTTTGGCGGCATCGGCTTTGGCTCGGCGGTAGCTTCGTGGGTTTATCCACTCGCGGGGTTTTACGGGCTGGCCGGCATGTCTGTGGTCTTTATTTTGCTGGCGCTGGTCAGCCTGCGGCTGTCGGAAAAGCTGACAAAACCCGTGATGCTCCCGGAGCCCTGTAACAATGAAGCCTGA